From the genome of Candidatus Promineifilum breve, one region includes:
- a CDS encoding nucleotidyltransferase domain-containing protein: protein MIPTTIRAKIIDRLRAAEATHGVRVLLAVESGSRAWGFASADSDFDVRFIYARPQEWYLSVGLEEQRDVIEQAIVDDIDLSGWDVRKALRLFWKSNPPFAEWLQSPIVYVESGDFAAQCRALLPRVYSSAAGFHHYRNTARTNAAGSLVDGHVSLKKSFYALRALLAIRWLEQYDSAPPMEFGGLLPLIGDNAPLSAAIEALLERKRRTNESDQEPLDETVAAFIRSELRRVDGLTPATAPREDVLPLLDGVFRAVLRET, encoded by the coding sequence ATGATTCCAACGACAATCCGCGCCAAAATAATTGACCGCCTGCGCGCGGCCGAAGCGACGCACGGCGTCCGCGTCCTGCTGGCCGTGGAGTCCGGCAGCCGCGCCTGGGGTTTTGCGTCGGCCGATAGCGACTTCGACGTGCGCTTCATCTACGCCCGACCGCAAGAGTGGTATCTCTCGGTCGGTCTCGAGGAACAGAGGGACGTGATCGAACAGGCCATTGTGGACGACATCGACCTCAGCGGCTGGGATGTGCGCAAGGCGTTGCGCCTCTTCTGGAAATCCAACCCGCCCTTCGCGGAGTGGCTGCAATCGCCCATCGTCTACGTCGAGTCCGGCGACTTCGCCGCGCAATGCCGGGCGTTGCTGCCGCGCGTCTACTCCTCGGCCGCCGGATTCCACCACTATCGCAACACCGCCCGCACCAACGCGGCCGGCAGCCTGGTGGATGGACACGTCTCGCTGAAGAAGAGTTTTTACGCCTTGCGGGCGCTGTTGGCCATCCGGTGGCTGGAACAGTACGACAGCGCCCCGCCGATGGAATTTGGCGGGCTGCTCCCCCTGATTGGCGATAACGCGCCGTTGTCGGCCGCCATCGAAGCGCTGCTCGAACGCAAGCGCCGGACGAACGAGAGCGATCAGGAACCGCTGGACGAAACCGTCGCCGCCTTTATCAGAAGCGAACTGCGCCGCGTGGACGGCCTGACGCCGGCGACAGCCCCGCGCGAGGATGTATTGCCGCTGCTCGATGGGGTTTTTCGGGCCGTCTTGCGCGAAACATAG
- a CDS encoding HAMP domain-containing sensor histidine kinase, which translates to MTAEAMGNRVYWRIALPFLGLTLVMALVSYLFLTRTSCMGDPGCVRRAALAAAGLGVVGTLLAAWVVSERLARPVRDVTVVARRAAAGDDSARVLSDREDELGDLVRAFGDMTERHRAQAAALTQDKLRLATVLDQMADGVLITDDDGHVELINPAACRLLHTTTAAALGRSFAAVARHHALIDLWQRCHERGSEQVEAVEISPKLFLQGVATPFRRGEAAGIVVIFQDLTQVRRLQVMRRDFISNLSHELRSPLAGLRALIETLQEGALDDPAAAERFLGRAAGEVNTMSQMVEELTELSQIESGQVRLRLAPVSVEALLEGPLQRLWPEAEAAALEISVELPPELPPVLVDADRIRQVIGNLLHNAIKFTPPGGHITLSAAAEADEVIIEVRDTGIGIAKAELSRVFERFYKSDRARTRGRGGTGLGLAIARHIVEAHGGRIWVKSKEGKGSGFFFSLPRA; encoded by the coding sequence TTGACGGCTGAGGCCATGGGCAACCGGGTCTATTGGCGCATCGCTCTACCGTTTTTGGGCCTGACCCTGGTCATGGCCCTGGTCAGCTATCTCTTCCTGACGCGCACCAGCTGTATGGGCGATCCCGGCTGTGTCCGCCGGGCGGCGCTGGCTGCCGCCGGGCTGGGCGTGGTGGGCACGCTGCTGGCCGCCTGGGTGGTCAGCGAGCGGCTGGCCCGGCCGGTGCGCGACGTGACGGTCGTGGCCCGCCGCGCCGCCGCCGGCGACGATTCGGCCCGCGTGCTGTCCGACCGCGAGGACGAACTGGGCGACCTGGTGCGCGCCTTCGGCGATATGACCGAGCGCCACCGGGCGCAGGCCGCCGCCCTGACCCAGGACAAGCTGCGTCTGGCGACCGTGCTCGATCAGATGGCCGACGGCGTGCTCATCACCGACGACGACGGCCACGTGGAACTGATCAACCCCGCCGCCTGCCGCCTGCTGCACACGACGACCGCGGCCGCGCTGGGCCGCTCGTTCGCCGCCGTGGCCCGCCACCACGCCCTCATCGACCTCTGGCAGCGCTGCCATGAGCGGGGCAGCGAGCAGGTGGAGGCGGTGGAGATCAGCCCCAAGCTGTTTTTACAGGGCGTCGCCACCCCCTTCCGCCGGGGCGAAGCGGCGGGCATCGTGGTCATCTTCCAGGACCTGACCCAGGTGCGGCGGCTCCAGGTGATGCGCCGCGACTTCATCAGCAACCTGTCCCACGAGTTGCGTTCGCCGCTGGCCGGGCTGCGGGCGCTCATCGAGACGCTGCAAGAGGGGGCGCTCGATGACCCGGCGGCGGCCGAGCGCTTTCTGGGCCGCGCCGCGGGCGAAGTGAACACCATGAGCCAGATGGTGGAGGAATTGACCGAACTGTCGCAGATCGAATCGGGCCAGGTGCGCTTGCGGTTGGCCCCGGTGAGCGTGGAGGCATTGCTGGAGGGGCCGCTGCAACGCTTGTGGCCCGAGGCCGAGGCCGCCGCGCTGGAAATCAGTGTCGAACTGCCGCCCGAACTGCCGCCGGTGCTGGTCGATGCCGACCGCATCCGGCAGGTCATCGGCAACCTGCTCCACAACGCCATCAAGTTCACCCCGCCCGGCGGCCACATCACCCTCAGCGCGGCGGCCGAGGCGGACGAGGTCATCATCGAGGTGCGCGACACGGGCATCGGCATCGCCAAGGCCGAGCTGTCGCGGGTGTTCGAGCGCTTCTACAAGAGCGACCGCGCCCGCACCCGCGGCCGGGGCGGCACGGGGCTGGGCCTGGCCATCGCCCGCCACATCGTGGAGGCCCACGGCGGCCGCATCTGGGTGAAGAGCAAAGAGGGGAAGGGGAGTGGCTTTTTCTTTAGCTTGCCGCGGGCGTGA
- a CDS encoding response regulator transcription factor, giving the protein MASTILLVEDDPTLRETVEYNLRHQGYDVTTAADGQAALVAARREQPDLLLLDVMLPGLDGFEVCRILRREMNVPILMLTARSDEIDRVLGLEMGADDYLTKPFSMRELLARVKALLRRVELIREEMAVRPDAAPVELEMNAETLTFGDLEIDRRRREVRLHGAPVRLKPKEFDLLLFLARNRGVALSRDLLLERVWGWTFDGNSRTVDVHVRWLREKIEPDPADPARIITVRAVGYRFDG; this is encoded by the coding sequence ATGGCCTCTACCATCCTACTAGTCGAAGACGACCCCACCCTCCGCGAAACCGTCGAGTATAACCTCCGCCACCAGGGCTACGACGTGACCACCGCCGCCGACGGCCAGGCCGCCCTGGTCGCTGCCCGCCGCGAGCAGCCCGACCTGCTGCTGCTCGACGTGATGCTGCCCGGCCTCGATGGCTTCGAGGTCTGCCGCATCCTGCGCCGCGAGATGAACGTGCCCATCCTGATGCTCACCGCCCGCTCGGATGAGATCGACCGCGTGCTGGGGCTGGAGATGGGCGCCGACGACTACCTGACCAAGCCGTTCTCCATGCGCGAACTGCTGGCCCGCGTCAAGGCGTTGTTGCGCCGGGTGGAGCTGATTCGCGAGGAGATGGCCGTCCGCCCCGACGCCGCCCCGGTCGAGCTGGAGATGAACGCCGAAACGCTGACCTTCGGCGACCTGGAGATCGACCGCCGCCGCCGCGAGGTGCGCCTCCATGGCGCGCCGGTGCGCCTGAAGCCCAAGGAGTTCGACCTGCTGCTCTTCCTGGCCCGCAACCGGGGCGTGGCCCTGTCGCGCGATCTGCTGCTGGAGCGCGTCTGGGGCTGGACGTTCGACGGCAACAGCCGCACCGTCGATGTCCACGTCCGCTGGCTGCGCGAGAAGATCGAACCCGACCCGGCCGACCCGGCGCGCATCATCACCGTGCGCGCCGTGGGCTACCGCTTTGACGGCTGA